The genomic interval GCTGGTAATCCCGGCAACCGGAGAACGATCGTAAAGGACCGCCATGTCCAGCTGACCACTGAGCAGTTTATCATTCAGGACAGAACCGCTGTTTTCGTGCAGATAGACCAGCACTTCAGGCAGCTCAGCGCGGACGGCCTGCAGCAGCGGCATGGTAATTGAGGACGCGGCCGTTCCCGGCGCCAGGCCGATAGAAACGTGCCCGCTCAGGGTCTGGCCCACGTTATTCACCGCAAGCTGCGCCTGTTCACACTGGCGAAGAATAGTGCGCGCGTGGGTATACAGAATCTTACCGGCTTCCGTTGGCGTGACGCCGCGCTTGGTGCGAATCAACAGCTGCTGATCCATCTCGCCTTCCAGAGTAGCCACCTGCTGGCTCAGCGCAGGCTGCGCGATATGCAGCACTTCTGCCGCTTGAGTCAGGCTGCCGATATCGACGATTTTTACGAAGTATTTCAGTCGTCTTAAGTTCATTTTGCCCCCTGTTCGAAATGCTGTGCCGTAACCGGCTGTCGTTGTTGAACAGGTTTTGCAAGATGAATGCCACTTTTACCAGGCGGTCCAAATTGTTCGCTAAGCGCCTGAAAATAAGGAAACCTAATCATGGAGGGGGGTTTTATTACCGAAACAGCAGTTTATGATCTGCCCCATTAGAGGTATACGTGCACCAAAGCGGTGCACTCCGCTGTCAAAAACAGCAGTTTGCCGATTTTGTCAGCAAACGATCAAAAGGCGTTGATCCACCCTTTGACAAGGCGAACGCAGGTCGATAATATGCGCCCCGTTCACACGATTCCTCTGTAGTTCAGTCGGTAGAACGGCGGACTGTTAATCCGTATGTCACTGGTTCGAGTCCAGTCAGAGGAGCCAAATTTGAAAGCCTGCTTTTAAAGCAGGCTTTTTGCTTTTCTGCATCTGGTAAATTGTCGGGCGGCGAAAATCAACTCACATGCCAATTTTAACCGGCATCCCTGACCGCCGTTCCAGTTCAGCTCCCGCCCCCGCATTTATCAACTGCGTTCGCTGCGCGGCTGAAATGGGCAGAGGCACTTTCCGGGTTGATTCAAACTCCGCGCGGTTACGTGATAATGGCTCGTGAACCTCCATCCAGCGGCTGCCATCAGGCTCGATGGTAACCTTAACGGGCCTGTCGATAAGCTGCACGCGGGTTCCTACGGGAACGTTATCGAAAAGGTATTTGATGTCGTTATTGCGCAGACGAATACAGCCCTGACTCACCCGCAGCCCGATGCCGAAATTCGAGTTTGTGCCGTGAATGGCATACAGCCTGCCAATATAAATCGCATACAGCCCCATCGGGTTATCCGGCCCGGCGGGCACGAATGCCGGAAGCGTTTTCCCTTCAGCCGCATAGGCACGCCGCGTATTGGGCGTCGGAGACCAGGTTGGTCCCTCCTGCTTACGCTCAACGGCCGTCACCCAGTTACGCGGGGTTTCGCGCCCGGCCTGACCGATGCCGATGGGCAATACTTCAACGGTGTTTCCGCCTGGCGGGTAGTAGTAAAGGCGCATTTCTGCCGCGTTAACGATAATGCCCTCGCGGACGGTGTCAGGCAGAATCAGCT from Enterobacter sp. JBIWA008 carries:
- the ldtA gene encoding L,D-transpeptidase; this encodes MMRFTWFVLTLCAAVPGAFAVTYTLPPEGSRLVGTPINITVPERNTLPLEAFAARYGQGLSNMLEANPGVDPFLPKSGTRLVIPQQLILPDTVREGIIVNAAEMRLYYYPPGGNTVEVLPIGIGQAGRETPRNWVTAVERKQEGPTWSPTPNTRRAYAAEGKTLPAFVPAGPDNPMGLYAIYIGRLYAIHGTNSNFGIGLRVSQGCIRLRNNDIKYLFDNVPVGTRVQLIDRPVKVTIEPDGSRWMEVHEPLSRNRAEFESTRKVPLPISAAQRTQLINAGAGAELERRSGMPVKIGM
- the nac gene encoding nitrogen assimilation transcriptional regulator NAC, whose product is MNLRRLKYFVKIVDIGSLTQAAEVLHIAQPALSQQVATLEGEMDQQLLIRTKRGVTPTEAGKILYTHARTILRQCEQAQLAVNNVGQTLSGHVSIGLAPGTAASSITMPLLQAVRAELPEVLVYLHENSGSVLNDKLLSGQLDMAVLYDRSPVAGITSQPLLKEDLYLVGTRDCPGQSVDLAAVAEMNLYLPRDYSAVRVRVDEAFSLRRLTAKIIGEIDSISTLTAAIASGMGVTVLPESAARSLCSAANGWMARITTPSMSLPLSLNMSARGSLSPQAQAVKEILMSLVSKPSLENRELQLVS